The following are from one region of the Salvelinus alpinus chromosome 16, SLU_Salpinus.1, whole genome shotgun sequence genome:
- the LOC139540831 gene encoding transcription factor JunD-like, whose protein sequence is MMKNDIHLNLVDATNLKPHLRDAESILNSPDLGLLKLASPELERLLIQSNGMVVTTPTSQFLYPKSVTDEQEFAEGFVKALEDLHKQNQLNGGTCAQTNSLDLSTNVAPVTVHMDLPVYTNLNSYGNGPLGTTVNYSTDTVPFPPPPSHHLGGTQQQQAHSRLQSLKDEPQTVPDLHSFGDSPPLSPINMDTQERIKAERKKLRNRIAASKCRKRKLERISRLEDKVNNLKTQNTDLASTASVLRDQVAQLKQNVLNHVNSGCQLLPHQVQVY, encoded by the coding sequence aTGATGAAGAATGACATTCATTTAAACCTTGTAGATGCCACTAATCTAAAGCCCCATCTCCGCGACGCCGAGAGCATTCTCAACTCCCCGGACCTTGGGCTGCTGAAATTGGCTTCCCCGGAGCTGGAGAGACTCCTCATTCAGTCCAACGGAATGGTCGTAACAACACCGACCTCTCAGTTCCTCTACCCCAAGTCAGTAACTGACGAACAGGAGTTTGCCGAGGGATTCGTCAAGGCTCTGGAGGACTTACACAAACAGAACCAGCTGAACGGGGGGACTTGCGCTCAAACGAACAGTCTCGACCTAAGTACCAACGTGGCTCCTGTCACTGTACACATGGACTTACCCGTCTATACGAACTTGAACAGTTATGGTAATGGACCTTTGGGCACCACTGTCAATTACTCCACAGACACTgtacccttcccacctcctccctctcaccATTTAGGTGGCACACAGCAGCAACAAGCACATTCCCGGTTGCAATCCTTGAAGGATGAGCCGCAGACAGTCCCTGACTTGCACAGCTTCGGCGACAGTCCACCACTGTCGCCTATCAACATGGACACACAGGAGCGCATTAAAGCCGAGAGGAAAAAGCTGCGGAATAGAATTGCTGCGTCCAAGTGCCGAAAGAGGAAACTGGAGAGGATATCCAGACTCGAAGACAAAGTCAATAACCTAAAAACTCAAAACACTGACCTGGCCTCAACGGCAAGTGTACTCCGGGATCAAGTGGCTCAgctaaaacaaaatgttttgaATCATGTGAACAGCGGATGCCAATTGTTGCCACATCAAGTTCAAGTGTACTAA
- the LOC139540832 gene encoding ras-related protein Rab-3A, with protein MASATATYGQKESSDQNFDYMFKILIIGNSSVGKTSFLFRYADDSFTPAFVSTVGIDFKVKTIYRNDKRIKLQIWDTAGQERYRTITTAYYRGAMGFILMYDITNEDSFNAVQDWSTQIKTYSWDNAQVLLVGNKCDMEDERVVAGDRGRQLSEHMGFEFFEASAKDNINVKQTFERLVDIICEKMSESLDAADPAVTGAKQGPQLTEQPAPPHQDCAC; from the exons ATGGCTTCAGCTACAGCTACCTATGGACAGAAGGAGTCTTCAGACCAGAACTTTGACTACATGTTCAAGATCCTCATCATTGGAAACAGCAGCGTGGGCAAGACCAGCTTTCTGTTCCGCTACGCAGACGACTCTTTTACGCCAGCCTTCGTCAGCACGGTGGGCATTGACTTCAAGGTGAAGACCATCTACAGGAACGACAAGAGGATCAAGTTACAGATCTGG GATACGGCAGGGCAGGAGAGGTACAGGACTATCACCACCGCTTACTACCGCGGTGCCATGGGCTTCATCCTCATGTATGACATCACCAATGAGGATTCCTTTAATGCTGTGCAGGACTG GTCGACCCAGATTAAGACGTACTCGTGGGACAACGCCCAGGTCCTGCTAGTAGGCAACAAGTGTGACATGGAGGACGAGAGGGTGGTGGCAGGAGACAGGGGCAGGCAGCTTTCTGAACACATGG GGTTCGAGTTCTTTGAGGCCAGTGCCAAAGATAACATCAATGTGAAACAGACGTTCGAGCGGCTGGTGGACATAATCTGCGAAAAGATGTCTGAGAGCTTGGATGCCGCTGACCCGGCAGTTACAGGGGCTAAACAAGGGCCCCAGCTCACCGAGCAGCCCGCACCCCCCCACCAGGACTGTGCATGCTAA